GCGGCCCTGCCGGCACTCGCGTCCGCCGCCGACGGCCTGGCCGGCGTGCGCTGGGTCGACAAGGTGGCCGAGGTGTCCGGATTGCTCGGGCGCTACCGGGTGTCGATGTCGTGGCTGCTGGTGCTCGGCCATGTCGCCACTTTCGCCGCGCTCTTCTGGCGTTATCGCCGTGCCGCGTGGCGCGCCTGGGTGCCGACCCTGCTGGCGACCGGCGTCACGCTGGCGCTGCTCGGCTGGATGGGGCAGCCGCTGCAGCTGTTCAACGTGCTCGCGCTGGTGCTGCTGCTGGGCATCGGTGCCGACTACGGCATCTTCCTGCTGGAGCATCGCGGCGAGGGCGCCGCATGGCTGGCGGTGGTGCTCGGCGCGGCGAGCACCTGGCTGTCGTTCGGCCTGCTCGGGCTGTCGCAGACACCGGCCCTGCGCGCCTTCGGCCTCACGCTGATGTTCGGCATCCTGGCCGTCTGGCTGCTGTCTCCGCTCTTCCGGCAGCCTGCGCAGGAGCCGGCGGCATGACCGTGCACCGCGCGGCCAGCCGGCGCGCCTTCTGCCTCGGCCTGCCGACGGTGCTCGGCGGCTGCGCGCTGCTGCGGCCGGCCGCGCCGCTACCGCTGTTGCGCCTGAGTCCGGCATCGCTCGGTGCGGACATTTTCTGGCAGCAACGGCTGGACGTGGAGGCCGCCGGCACCGTCCGCGAGCTCGACGCCTTGCTCGAGGTCGACGCCGACGCGGTGCGCCTGGTCGTCATGGCCCTGGGCCAGACGCTGGTGCGCATCGACTGGGACGGCCAGGCGCTGCGCGAACAGCGCGCGCCCGGCCTGCCGGCCATCGTCAGCGGCGAGCGCATCCTCTCCGACCTGCAGCTGATGCTCTGGCCGGCGCTCGCCATCCGCGAGGCCCTGCCTGCGGGATGGACGCTGGAAGACGTTCCCGGAACGCGGCGCCTGCTCGCCGGCGCCGAGCTCGTCGCCCGCATCGACTACCGAACGGCGGCGGATGCCGAACTGCAGCATCTGCGCGGCCACTATCGCCTGCGCGTGCGCAGCCTCGCGTCGGCACAGGGCCAGCCATGACCCCGGTTTTCCTGAACGACATCGGCATCGTCAGCGCGCTCGGCCATGGCGTGGCGGCGACGCGCGAGGCGCTCTTCGCCACCGATGGCCCGCTCGGCGTACGGCCGACCGACGGCCACACGCCCGGCCGGCCGCTGCACCTGGGCTGCGTGGCCGATCCCTTGCCGGACCTGTCGCAGGCGCCGGTGCGTTTTCGCAGCCGCAACAACCGCTTGATCGCCGCCGCGCTGGCGCAGATCCGCCCGCAGGTCGATCGCGCCGTCGCCCGTTGGGGCCCGTCGCGCGTGGGCATCGTGCTCGGCGTCAGCACGGCCGGTCTCGACGAAGGCATCGCCGCGCGCCGCGCCCATGCCGCCGGACTGCCCTGGCCGGCCGGCTACGACTACGCGCAACAGGAAATGGGCAACGCCGCCGCCTGGCTCGCGCACGAGCTGTCGGTCCGGGGGCCTGCTCATGTGATCTCCACGGCCTGCTCCTCGGGCGCCAAGGCACTGGCCTCCGCTGCCCGGCTGCTGCGCGGCGGCCGGCTCGACGCGGTGTTGGCCGGCGGTGCCGACGCGCTTTCGGGCTTCACCATCGCCGGCTTCGGCGCACTCGAATCGGTGAGCGCCGACCGCTGCAATCCCATGTCCATCGACCGGCGCGGCATCAACATCGGCGAGGGCGCGGCCCTGTTCCTGATGAGCCGCGAGCCCGGCCCGGTGCGGCTGGCGGGCTGGGGCGAAAGCTCCGACGCCCACCACATGTCCGCACCCGACCCCACCGGCCATGGCGCATTGGCCGCGATGCGGCTGGCGATCGAGCGGGCCGGCATCGACTCCGACGCCATCGACTACGTCAACCTGCACGGCACCGCCACGCCGCAGAACGACGCCATGGAGAGCCGCGCCGTCGCCGAACTGCTGGGCCTGCGCGTGCCGGTCAGCTCGACCAAGCCGCTCACCGGTCACGCCCTGGCGGCCGCCGGCGCCATCGAGGCGGCGCTCGGCTGGTGCTGCCTGGTCGACAACCCCGCCCACCGGCTGCCGCCGCACTGGTGGGACGGCCGGCGCGATCCGGCGCTGCCGGCCCTCCATCTCGTGGCACCCGGCGAATCGGCCATCCGCCCAATCCGCCACGTGCTCAGCAACTCCTTCGCCTTCGGTGGCAGCAACGCCAGCCTGCTGCTCGCCACGGCCTGAAATCGAACAGACCCATGCTTGTTGAAGACATCGACCAATGGATCCCGCAACGCGGCGCCATGCAACTGCTGCACCGCGTGCTGGAAGCCGACGAGGACCATGCCGTGGCCGAGGCGCTGATCGGCGCCGACGGCCTGTTCGTGCGCGACGGCGTGGTGCCGGTCTGGATCGGCATCGAATACATGGCGCAGACCATCGCCGCCTGGGCCAGCGCGCGCGGCCGCCGGCGCGGCGGCGGCAGCCCCCGGCTCGGCCTGCTGCTCGGCACCCGCCGCTACACCGCCCACGGCGAGGGTTTTGCCTGCGGCGCGCTGCTGCGTATCGAGGTGCGCTGCGAGCTCTGCGGCGACAACGGCCTGGGCCTCTTCGAATGCGACATCTCGGTGGACGGCCAACCGATGGCCAGCGCCACCGTCTCGGTGTTCGAGCCCGCCAATGCCGGCGACGTGCTCGCGATGGGAGCGACGGCATGAGCGCGCCGACCGTGCTCGTCACCGGCTCCAGCAGCGGCATCGGCCGCGCCATTGCGCTGCGGCTCGCGCGCCAGGGCCACGACCTGGTGGTGCATTGCCGCAGCCGCGTCGCGCTGGCCGAGGCCGTCGCCGACGAGATCCGAAGCCTGGGCCGCCAGGCGCGGGTGCTGTGCTTCGACGTCGCCGATCGCCAGGCCTGCGCCGACCAGCTGCTGGCCGATGTGGAACGCTTCGGCGCCTACTACGGGGTGGTCTGCAATGCGGGCCTGGCGATGG
The nucleotide sequence above comes from Xylophilus sp. GOD-11R. Encoded proteins:
- a CDS encoding DUF3261 domain-containing protein: MTVHRAASRRAFCLGLPTVLGGCALLRPAAPLPLLRLSPASLGADIFWQQRLDVEAAGTVRELDALLEVDADAVRLVVMALGQTLVRIDWDGQALREQRAPGLPAIVSGERILSDLQLMLWPALAIREALPAGWTLEDVPGTRRLLAGAELVARIDYRTAADAELQHLRGHYRLRVRSLASAQGQP
- a CDS encoding beta-ketoacyl-ACP synthase is translated as MTPVFLNDIGIVSALGHGVAATREALFATDGPLGVRPTDGHTPGRPLHLGCVADPLPDLSQAPVRFRSRNNRLIAAALAQIRPQVDRAVARWGPSRVGIVLGVSTAGLDEGIAARRAHAAGLPWPAGYDYAQQEMGNAAAWLAHELSVRGPAHVISTACSSGAKALASAARLLRGGRLDAVLAGGADALSGFTIAGFGALESVSADRCNPMSIDRRGINIGEGAALFLMSREPGPVRLAGWGESSDAHHMSAPDPTGHGALAAMRLAIERAGIDSDAIDYVNLHGTATPQNDAMESRAVAELLGLRVPVSSTKPLTGHALAAAGAIEAALGWCCLVDNPAHRLPPHWWDGRRDPALPALHLVAPGESAIRPIRHVLSNSFAFGGSNASLLLATA